The DNA region taacctgcacgtctttcggactgtgtgaggaaacccacacagacacggggagaacgtgcaaactccacacagaccggaattgaacctagatccctggcgctgtgaggcagctgtgctaaccactgtgccaccgtgccaccagtcgCTGGAATGGGTCTCCAGCCGCGTGACCCAGAGGTGAGAAGTGAGTCGCGGCTGGCAGTTGCCGTGAATGCGGTCAATGCAGAGTGAAGAGCCGGATCAGGAAATTCCTTCTCCGCATGGTTCAGGAACAGCGATGCCAGCTACTGACTGCCCCACGGCCAACCACGTCGCCTGGCAACTTTCAAAGCTTCGTTCACTGTTATTTCCCACATGGGCTactaacaccacccccccccccccgcacgccCGTTTACCTGGTGTTcctggagacccccccccccgcacgccCGTTTACCTGGTGTTCCTGGAGACTGTGGCAGGAGTACATTAATACGGAGTTTCCAGCCAGTCCAATGGTCAAACAGAGCTGGGTCCCTCTGTTCATCAGCTGTAACGGTAACACATGTCTTACAAGTGGCTTCAGGAGAGAGGCACTGGTGTAAAATCACgatgcagatcaccaacaacctgtcctgggccccccatgccgacactatagttaagaaagcccaccaacgcctctactttctcagaaggcgaaggaaatttggcatgtcagtgaagattctcaccaatgtttacagatgcaccacagaaagcattctttctggttgtatcacagcttggtatggctcctgctctgcccaagatcgcaaggaactacaaaaggttgtgaacgaagcccagtccatcacaaaaaccagcctcccatccattgactctgtctacacttcccgctgcctcagaaaagcagccagcataattaaggaccccacgcaccccggacattctctcttccaccttcttccttcgggaaaaagatgcaaaagtctgaggtcacgtcccaaccgactcaagaacagcttcttccctgctgctgtcagacttttgaatggacctttcaacagcactaagttgatctttctctacatcctagctatgactgtaacactacattctgcattctcttgtttccttctctatgaacagtatgttttgtcagtatagtgcgcaagaaacaatacttttcactgtatgttaatacatgtgacaagagtcaatccaatcaaatcaaatcagatttgcAGTTGGCTTGTGTTGGGAGTTGTGCCGAATCCCTGGGCCATTCCTGTGACCTCCAGACCTGACTTGccaaggctgggggtggggggggagagagagagacgggactcAGTCTCGAACCTGGACGTTCACCAACAAAAGGCCCTGAGGGAGCCTTGAATCATaggaactgtggtgaaccattgttggttcccaccaggtagtgctgagccagggtctggccagtactatgagtctgtatatatgttactgttggggttagggttgggctgttctacatgttactgttggggttagggttgggctgttctacatgttactgttggggttagggttgggctgttctacctgtaatatagttcttatggtacatcccagtcgggctccgcctcctgggagaggtataaaggtcactgctctgtttgggaccctttagtctgggatcgtgtattatatatggtagctctattgttgtagtcaataaaagcctttatttcctcgagtacctctagcctcgtgagttatatcgcacatcaggaacataggaattaggagcagaagtagccctttgagcccgctctgccattcaatcagatcatgactgacctctccctggtctcagtccacctccccacctgttccccatatcctcttCTCCCTCTTTTTATTGGAAGCCATtcttgtaaatcatagaatccctacagtgcagaaggaggccattcggcccatcgagtctgcactgaccacaatcccacccaggccccattcccataaccccacatatttaccctgcatatTACCCCTGACACAAGTTTCATTtttgcatggccattcaacctaacccgcacatttttggagtgtgggaggaaaccggagcactcggaggaaacccacgcagacacggggaaaatgtgcagactccacacagacagtgacccgaggccggaattgaacccgggtcccaggtcctgtgaggcagcagtgctaaccactgtgccgcccctcttctgtactccctccaatgcgttcacatccttcctatagtgtggcaagtAGCTAGTCTCAACACTAATGACCATGgaactgattcactgatgtccttcagggggaaatcttccgtccttaccaggtctggcctacatgtgactccagactcacaaaaTTGCTCTAAACTGCCCTCCGGTACAGTTGTGCAAACacctcagttcaggggcaattagggatgggcaacaaatactggccttgccagaggCGCCCACATCCCATTGGAGAATAACAAAAAGAAACctcaccacctctctctctcttccataaAGATGTTCCCTGAAGCCTCCTGTTTTGATCTGTTcaaatgttccctcagtgtggAATTTTGTCTTGTTCGTGCTCTTGTTTTGTTGGCTGAAAGGGGCTACACAAATGCGACTTGTTGTTGTTTTGCGCCCACACTGTGACTCCCCCGCAAGTGAGGCTTCAGGAGTTCCCTGCACTCTGAAGCCATCAATCCCATGTGGAAAAGCCCAGCCAACTCACCTGCGGGTACGCTGTCAGGCCGATGTCCGGCACAAAGATCTCTGGGTAGATATTGTTGAGGTACCAGGAGAAATTCTTACACTGCAGCCTCTCTCTAATCTTCTTCCTCTCAGAAATGTCACCGAACAAACCCTGAAAAGAGGAAAGGGAGGCCACAGATTACCCCACTGGCTCCTTCAGTATTCCCGCCTCTCCTCAAGAAGCCGGCAACCGTCCTCCGGTGCGTTCCACAAAAATTCCTGCATCATCCCCTTAATTATTCTTGTGAAACTTTTCACTCACCCTCTCTAACGCCTTCCCACCTTTCTTGAAGTGCTGTGTCCAGAAATGtttcaagttttatttatttgtgtcacaagtcggctttcattaacactgcaatgaagttactgtgaaaatcccctagtcgccacactcgggcgcctgttcgggtacactgagggagaattcagcatggccaatgcacctaaccagcacgtctttcagactgtgggaggcaaccggagcacccggaggaaacccatgcagacacggggagaatgtacagaccccgcatagacagtgaccccaagctgggaatcgaacccgggtccctggtgctgtgaggcagcagtgctaaccactgtgccgccctagatcCCATGGACGCCATGCTCCAGCTGAGGTCCCAAGCAGCGTTTTATACTTGCTGTTGAACTCTGTGCCCTATCATAAAGCTCAGGATCAAGTACGTTTTATTAACCACTCTCGAAATTACTCTAGAAATGGTCCTGAGTGCTTTATTTGCATCAGCTACACTCAGCCCATTGCTGAGGCAAGTGCCCACAATATCCCAGATATTCCAGGCCAGAGTCACCTTCAGCGCGATCTTCGCTGCCTTCTGGGTCCGATGGTAAAAGATACTCTTGTACTCGTCCATCCAAACCTCGGCCAGTCGCACCAGGTTGCGGTACACCACCTGCACTCCATCCGGGAAGGTGTATGGGGTATCGCTGCGAAACACGTGCCCCACGACCGAGCAGGGCACGATCTCCAGCTGCCCGCCGCACTGCCAGACCTGCGAGCGATAGCATTCAGTTAGTGGCGGTACAGCGGGGAGGCGTGTGAGGGGGAAATTGGGAGGTggcggcctcgtggtattatcactagactatcaattcagaaactcagttaatgttctggggacccgggttcgaatcccgccacggcagaatttgaattcaataaaaaatatctgggattaagaatctactgatgaccatgaaaccattgtcgattgttgggaaaacccatctggttcactaatgtcctttagggaaggaaatctgccgtccttacccggtctggcctggatgtgactccagagccacagcaatgtggttgactctcaactaccttccaagagcaactagggatgggcaataaatgctggcccagccagcgacgttgaatattaatatttaaaaaagcccatgatatatttttttaaaataacctTTACAaactctgggcggaattttcccgtctcgccctccacgggaatcatagcgggcgggacaagaccatgcaaaggtccgttgatcgcgggtgggactttccggtcttggggcgaacgtGGTCAGAAAGTCCCGCCTTGTGACTTTCTCCCGTGTCCCCAATTCAGACCCGGGCATTTATTCAGTGCTTTTCATGACTCCACATGGTGTAGTAACTGCAGTGTGGAGCCAACTCTCCAGAAACTGCCCCTTGTGTGGCGGAGCGTCTCCGACTcacactcacagaatcatagaaaccctacagcacagaaagaggccattcggcccatcgagtctgcaccgccaacaatcccacccaggccctactgccatatccctacatatttacccactaatccctctaacctacgcatctcaggacactaagggcaattttagcatggccaatcaacctaacccgcacatctttggactgtgggaggaaaccggagcacccggaggaaacccacgcagacacgaggagaatgtgtaaactccacacagacagtgacccaagccgggaatcgaacccaggtccctggagctgtgaagcagcagtgctagccattgtgctaccgtgccgcccacactcgGTGACTCTGACCTGAAGAGACAGTGCCGGTTTGCTCGGGATAGTctccattaacttgatctttgctttgatttgatttgatttgacttattattgtcacatgtattaatagacagtgaaaagtattgtttcttgcatgctatacaaaacataccgttcatggagaaggaaaggagagggtgcagaatgtagtgttacagttcatagctagggtggagagaaagatcaacttagtgtgaggtaggtccattctaatgTCTGATGgcctcagggaagaagctgttcttgagtcggttgtacgtggcctcagacttttgtatcttttacctaacaggggaaggtggaagagagagtgtctggggtgcatggggtccttaattatgctggctgcttttctgaggcagtgcgaagtgtagacggagtcaatggatgggaagctgatctTCCACTCACTCTACTCCAGACTCACAATCTGCTCTGCCATGCCTTAGTCCAGACTATTTAAAAGGAATTTTTTTTCTACACAAACTTGACAAAAATTTTAATTGCCCCGAACTCTCATAGAAttctcatagaattcctacagtgcagaagaggccatttggcccatcgagtctgcaccgattctatcTAACCCAGGTTCTCTCACCCCATcctcgtaatcccacacatttaccatggctaatccatctaaactacacatctttggacactaaggggcaatttatcatggctaatccacctaacctgcacatctttggagtgtgggtggaaagcggagcacccggaggaattgcagacatgaggagaatgtgcagactctgcacagacaaggctggaatggaatccTGGGCcccggcgctttgaggcagcagtgctaaccactgtgccgccatgccacccgaGAGGGTGAGGGGAAACCAGAGATGCCAGAATCGAAGGaagtgcagagatctcggaggttgtaggactggaggaggttgacAAAtacagggaggggtggggggatttgaaaacaatggaCGAGACTGGGAGCCGATGCAGTTCAGCTAGCACAGGCTCCTTCTAATTACCTGCTCACAACAGCCGGGGAACAGTTCAATAAGACTCTGCAGTCTCAGCTATACAGACTTTGCAAGGTGACTCAACAGGTTCATTTAGTTTTATTTACAGAAACTCCCGTTACCCGAAAAGACAGCTCCAAGTTCTCTCCGCCCCATATCTGCATCAAGGCATCGTAGGTGCCAATATGTTCAAAGTAGGCCTTGGAGACAGCAAAAAGTCCGCCCGAGATTACTGGTGTCCTGCAAGGAAAAAAAGCATTAAAACCTTGTGTAAGCTGATCGATGAACGTCAATTCTTGACAAATCATTTTCTTCTAAACGTTACGACACAAGTAGGGCGGCAcgatagttagcactgttgcctcacactgccagggacccgggttcatttctagccttgggtcactgtctgtgtggagtcaaaatcatagaatcctacagtgcagaaagaggccattcggcccatcgagtctgcaccaaccacaatcccacccaggccctattcacaaatccctacatattcactcattaacccctctaacctatgcatcctggtacactaaggggcaacttagcatggccaatcaacctagcccgcacatctttggactgtggaaggaaactggagcacccggcggaaacccatgcagacacagggagaatgtgcaaactccacacagtgacccgagccgggattcgaacccaggtccctggagctgtgaagcagcagtgctaaccactgtgctaccgtgccgcctgagtctgcacattctccccgtgtctgcttgggtttcccctggatgctccggtttcccctcacaaaaaggacgtgcaggttaggttgattggccatgataaattgcccagacagacggcagatttccttccctaaaggaaggaatgatgtggagatgccagcattagaCTGGGCAATCagttctggcttgagacaattcatacctctttaacctgtgattatccctctccactcacactgtctgtacctgtaaagacttgattacctgtaaagactcgcattccaaccattatcttgtaattgagtctgtgtctatatatgccctgtttgtgaacccaactctcaactcacctgaggaaggagcagtgctccgaaagctcgtgattccaaataaacctgttggactttaacctggtgttgtgagacttcttaaaggacattagtgaacctgatgggtttttccaacaatccacaatggtttcatggtcatcagtagattcttaattccagattttattttattgaattcaaattccaccatctgctgtggcgggatttgaacccgggtcccccaggacattagctgagtttctggattaatagtctagataataccattaggctgtCGCCTTTCCTTAAAGGAGGCATTTAAGAATTAGGACAGCCTGTACTGGAATTGAACCGACACTGTTGGCATTTCTACTGTGTTCGTAAACAGCTGTGCAGCCACCTGAGCTAAAGCAATCCCCAGCGGTGCAGCAGCCTAGGATATGTTCTCAAGTGCATGCCCTGGAGGCTGGGTCAAACCTAAATCAGGGATGAAAGAAGCAGATTGCAGGAGGGTGGGAACAGGTTATAAACTCCACCATCGCTGACCTGAAAGGGAAACTTTCATCCTTCCTGGCGTCATTCTCGTAGGCGGGTAACGCGTCCCAGTTGAAGGACAGTGACCAGTCGAAGGTGCCCCGAGAGTGGTTGCGGTCGTACGGAGAGGGTTTCTGCACCTCGAAGGTGTGCAGGTTGATGGGTTTGATCTGCGGACTCACTACCACGTGTTCCAGCTGCACGATTCTGGCCAGCAGCGGCTCCAGCCAGCCGGCAAAGCATTCACCTGGAGGAAGGCACAGTCAGTACGTCTGGTACACAGCAGTGGGCTtgggctggtggggggtgggagggggtaggggggacaGTGTCtcacacctccgcccccccccccccccccccccctccccggccagTGCCTCATCCTCCAGTACCTCACACCCAGTACCATACAGCTCCCACGATTATGCCCTGTGGTATCTCACCTATCCCAGTTTCTAGGTatctcacactccagcacctcactgctcacaataactTATCCCTCCCAATAACTCACTCCGTCCAGTAagtcactccccccaccacctcaacCTGCCCCCACCTTACCCTCCGATTCCTTCCCCATCCCAGTACCTCACCCTCTGATACCCCACCTCTCCCAGTAACCCCCTCCCAGTAACTCACCCCTTCCAGTACCTCAGCCTCAATTCCTTGCCCTTCCCATTACTTTGCAGCACCTGTACCTTGCCCTCCTGGTAATTCACCCTCCCAATACCTCACCCTCCAAGTACCTGGGTGTAAAATGTATGGGATATAGGGCTGGGTGGATAATGTATGGGATATAGGACTGGGTGGATAATGTATAGAATATAGGGCTGGGTGGATAATGTATGGAATATAGGGCTGGGTGGATAATGTATGGGATATAGGACTGGGTGGATAATGTATGGAATATAGGGCTGGGTGGATAATGTATGGGATATAGGACTGGGTGGATAATGTATGGAATATAGGGCTGGGTGGATAATGAATGGAATATAGGGCTGGGTGGATAATGTATGGGATATAGGGCTAGGTGGATAATGTATGGGATATAGGGCTGGGTGGATAATGTATGGGATATAGGGCTGGGTGGATAATGTATGGGATATAGGGCTAGGTGGATAATGTATGGGATATAGGGCTGGGTGGATAATGTATGGGATATAGGGCTGGGTGGATAATGTATGGAATATAGGGCTAGGTGGATAATGTATGGGATATAGGGCTGGGTGGATAATGTATGGGATATAGGGCTGGGTGGATAATGTATGGGATATAGGGCTGGGTGGATAATGTATGGGATATAGGACTGGGTGGATAATGTATGGAATATAGGGCTGGGTGGATAATGTATGGGATATAGGGCTGGGTGGATAATGTATCAGAGAATTATAGAATTTATCAGCAcagtagaaggccattcggcctattgtgtCTGCATCGGCTCCTGAAAGTGTCCCAATTCTCCAGCCTTAtctccgcagcctctaaattcaTCACATTAAAATATGTATCCAGCTCTGTTTGGAAACATCCTGTggaatccacttccaccactctcccaggctgcactttccaaatcccaacaaatcTCTGAGTAAATAAGTTTCTCCCCTTCTCACTCCCTTGCTGaacatcttgaaattgtgaccgcCTACTCACTGACATACCAACttgtggaaacagaatatccttccttaccctgtcaaaattgttcagaattttgaacacctccacactgactatagataagaaagcccaccaacgtcttgactttctcagaagactaaggaaattcaacatgttcgctacgactctcaccaatttttgcatacgcaccatagaaagctttctttctggctgtatcacagcttggtacctgttctgtccaagaccgcaaggaactacaaaggatcgcgaacgtagcccaatccatcacgcaaaccagcctcccatccattgactctgtctacacttcccgttgcctcggaaaagcagccagcataatcaaaggccccacgcaccccggacatgttctcttccaccttcttccatcgggaaaaagatacaaaagtctcaggtcatgactgaagaacagcttcttccctgctgccgtcagacttttgaatggacctaccttgtattaagctgatctttctctacatcctagctatgactgtaagactatattctctactctctcctttccttctcctctatgtactctatgaatggtatgttttgcctgtatagcgtgcaaggaacaatacttttcactgtatactaatacatatgacaataataaatcgaatcaactcAAAAtctaaatgcaggcaaatggaggGACAGCACAAACACCTCTACTTACAGTGCGAGTCGAGGAAGGCCAGGACCTCTCCCGTTGCCACGGAGCTGCCTAGCAACCTGGCAGAAACCAATCCtttcctctctcgctgtctgaCCACCTTCACCATGGGGAGATTCTTGATGTAGCTGTCCAGACGCTGCTTCAAGTGGGCTGCAAGTAAGAAGATCAAGCTCATCAACTCTGGTGGGACATACTTCCTGAGGTTCCAAGATGTGCATTCGACCACCCGCGTCTCCACATTCCCGCCGCTGCTCGTGGTGCATCATCGTCGAGAACCACCTTTCCTTTCCTGTCAACCAGAGAGCAACCAGGCTCTTTGTCAACCGATTGGGTGGGACAAcattcaagggcattcagcctccgatctccgtgtgagtgttctccaaggcggccttcaagacacatgacaacgcagaattgccgagcagatactgatagccaagttctgcatgcatgaggaaggcctcaactgggatcctgggttcatgtcacactacgtgtcacccccaccatttggcctgggcttgcaaaatctcactactgTCCTagcttgagataattcacacctctttaacctgtgtttagccCTCTCTCCATGCATtactgtatctgtaaagactcgattacctgcaaagcctcgcattccaaccattctccacattccaatctgtaattatcttgcagttgtgtctttgcctctatatgccgtgtttgtgaactaacctccactcacctgatgaaggggcagcgctccgaaagctcgtgattccaaataaacctggtggactttaacctggtgttgtgagacgtcttactgtgcccaccccagtccaacgccagcatagACActtcatgatcataataaatggtggagcaggcttgaagggccgaatggcctactcctgcttctattttctatgttttgcaGCTAATTAAATACTTCTGAGTTGCAGCCGCTGTTGCGATATAGGAAATATGgcggctaatttgtgcacagcaagctcccacaacacagcaatgagataatgaccggATCCTCTGTTTTTCAGTAACGGTGGCTGAGGGGTAAATACCGGGTCAGACACCGGGGAGAATAAAATCTCCATCAAGAAGGAGAGGCCACGCCATCTTTTACATCCCCTTCAGAGACAGACACGGTCTCAGGTTAACACCTCAGAGTAAGGGTGGCACTTGTGagaatgcagtgctccctcagtactgcactgagaaGTGAACTCACTTTATTGCAGCCCAGGGTTATCTGAGTCAGGTGTGAGGGTGCTTCCACAGAGCCACTGCTTTCCCAGCCAACATTGGATAGTCGTCAGCCCCGGGGATTTTGACCTATTTTGTTCTCATCCCTTTATTAACCCAAATGGCATGATTGTAATCTCCATCCTCATGTCTAGCATTCATCTGAAGGAATTCACAGCGCCTATCAGAGGATCGAGACGGCAACCTGTTCTCCCTTATCCAATATACTGCAGGAAAGGAACCATCTTAGgatgatagaatcatacagcgcagaagaggcccttcagcccatcgagtctgcaccgacccattagaaacacctgaactcccacctaatcccatctgctagTACTTGGCCCATaacgttatgatgtgccaagcgctcactttttaaaggatgtgaggcaacccacctctgccaccctcccaggcagcgcattccagaccctcaccaccctctgggtaaaaatgtttttcctcacatttcccctccccgccaaacctcctgcccctcaccttgaacccatgtcccctcgtgacgatccttcaactaaggggaacagctgctccttatccactctgcccatgtccctcataatcttgttcacctcgatcaggtcgccccctcagtcttctctactccaacgaaaacaactcaggcctatccaacctctcttcataacttaaatgctccatcccaggcagcatcctggtgaatctcctctgcaccccctccagtacaatcacatccttccgataatgtggtgaccagaactgcacacagtactccagctgtgacctcaccaaagttctacacaacgccaacatgacttccctgcttttgtaatctatgccttgattgataaagacaagtgtctcatatgcctttttcaccaccctactaacatactcttccactttcagagttctgtggacaaacacgccaaggtccctttgttccacagaactttcttCTGTCATGCTGtttattgaatacttccttgtcaaattactccttccaaagtgtatcacctcacactttgcagggttaaattccatctgccacttatctgcccatttgaccattccgtctataccttcttgtagcccaagaaacTCTGCCTCAccgttaaccacccgtccaatgtTTGTGTcaaccgcaaatttactaatcctacccccacatagtcatcaatatcatttatataaatgacaaataatcagagacccaacacagatccctgtggtatgccactggatactggcttccagtcactaaagcagccttctatcatcaccctctgtctcctacaactgagccaattttgaatccacttgatTAAGTTACCCTGTATccaatgtgaatttaccttctttacaagcctcccatgtgggaccttgtcaaaggctttgctgaaatccatataacctacatcgactgcactaccctcgtccacacacctggtcacctcctcaaaaaatgcaatcaaatttgttaggcatgacctccctctgacgaagccatgctgacgatccctgatcaagctttgcctctccaagtggagatagatgctcttcttcagaagtttctctaatagtttccctatcactgacatgagactcactggtctgtagttccctggtttatgtcTACAACTCTTCTTAAATAGCCACATTAGttattctccagtcatctggcacctcccccatacccagagaggaattgaaaatttgggtcagagcccctgtaatctcctcccttgcctcccacaagaaAGTATTCAAGGAATGACACTATGGggctctgtggaacaaagggtccCTGGACCTGGAGCCACTTCTAAGGCTGCCAAcagctccaataccttgtccttccctatgtcaatttgcacaagaacctcacagtccctCACCCTGAATTCTaaaccatcgtcctcattctcttgggtgaagcctgatgtgaagtattcattcaacactctaccaatgtcctctggctccacccacagatcccccttggtccctaatcggtcctactctttctctggttatcctcttcccattgatatacttatagaagattttgggattttccctacttttaccagtcagagctttctcatatcctctCTTTCCATTccaaattgctttcttaagctccaccctgcattttctatacctcactaatgcctccactgatttgctctccttgtactttttaaaagctttttccttctgattgtatcctgaatgtctctggttCTCTGGACTCGTTATTCCTACCTATCCCCCCAGAGGGAACATGCAGGgcctgcaccctccccatttgccaactttctcagaagact from Mustelus asterias chromosome 8, sMusAst1.hap1.1, whole genome shotgun sequence includes:
- the LOC144497642 gene encoding polypeptide N-acetylgalactosaminyltransferase 3-like, giving the protein MARLVKVLASRKLFMVLSACALILFLSHCLSKIAQRDWSMEKAQADITSTVAKAPIRKQANVDRHCPPGHYSGVELEPAALRPHQDPGAPGASGSAVVLDGLSFKEATERSIGFQKHGFNAFASDRISVHRDLGPDTRAPECVSQRFQHCPPLPPASVIIAFHNEAWSTLLRTVHSVLYTVPTLVLREIILVDDASTEAHLKQRLDSYIKNLPMVKVVRQRERKGLVSARLLGSSVATGEVLAFLDSHCECFAGWLEPLLARIVQLEHVVVSPQIKPINLHTFEVQKPSPYDRNHSRGTFDWSLSFNWDALPAYENDARKDESFPFRTPVISGGLFAVSKAYFEHIGTYDALMQIWGGENLELSFRVWQCGGQLEIVPCSVVGHVFRSDTPYTFPDGVQVVYRNLVRLAEVWMDEYKSIFYHRTQKAAKIALKGLFGDISERKKIRERLQCKNFSWYLNNIYPEIFVPDIGLTAHVLPLQLMNRGTQLCLTIGLAGNSVLMYSCHSLQEHQYFEYTSRGEILTSSSHRLCLQVAIVRVLLVKCATSGWVANAMAAQRFQISQDGMILNAALGLCLSVRGEYVKMVQCDPADMRQHWVFISGGFD